In Mycobacterium sp. ITM-2016-00317, the genomic window GCCGGTCGTTCCGGGTGCACGCCAAAGCAGTCCACGACATGCTGGAGAGCTCGTACTTCAACGCCGGCTAGGTCGCGGCGCGGACGCTCTCCCGGTCGCCCGCCGAAGGGGATTTCGGTGCCGGCATGGTCGCCAGGTAAAGTGACCGGTCGAGACTGACGAGATCCGAAGGATCTACACACACATCTAGGTAGCGGAGTTCATGGGTTCTGTCATCAAGAAGCGGCGCAAGCGCATGTCGAAGAAGAAGCACCGCAAGCTGCTTCGTCGCACCCGGGTGCAGCGCAGAAAACTCGGCAAGTAGGGCTGCGCGGCCCCGCCGCTAGGCTGTCTGGATGGATTCCGAGGCACGCACCGGAGGTCGCTCCGGTGGCGACGGCTCGGATGCCCGGGACGCTCTGAACTATCCCAAGGTCGTGCTGGTCACGGGGGCCTGCCGTTTTCTCGGCGGGTACCTGACCGCGCGCCTCGCCCAGAACCCCTTGATCAACCACGTGATCGCGGTCGACGCGATCGCGCCGAGCAAGGACATGCTGCGCCGGATGGGTCGCGCGGAGTTCGTCCGCGCGGACATCCGGAACCCCTTCATCGCCAAAGTCATCCGCAACGGTGACGTGGACACCGTGGTACACGCCGCGGCGGCCTCGTATGCGCCGAGGGCGGGCGGTCGCGCGACGTTGAAGGAACTCAACGTGATGGGCGCCATCCAGCTGTTCGCGGCGTGCCAGAAGGCGCCCTCGGTGCGGCGGGTCATCCTCAAATCGACCTCCGAGGTCTACGGGTCGAGCTCGCGGGACCCGGTGCTGTTCGACGAGAGCAGCAGCAGGCGACGGCCGCCCGGGGAGGGCTTCGCCCGGGACAGCATCGACATCGAGGGTTACGCCAGGGGGCTGGGCCTGGCGCAGGCCCGACATCGCGGTGACGATTCTGCGGCTGGCCAACATGATCGGTCCGGCGATGGACACCGCGCTGTCGCGCTACCTGGCGAGTCCGGTGGTGCCGACGGTGGTCGGGCACGACGCGCGGCTACAACTGCTGCACGAGCAGGACGCGCTCGGCGCGCTGGAGCGCGCGACGATGGCGGGCAGGTCCGGGGCGTTCAACGTGGGGGCCGCCGGGATCATCATGATGAGCCAGGCCATCCGCCGCGCCGGTCGGCTGCCGCTGCCCATGCCCCGGTCGGCGCTGGTGGCGGTGGATTCGCTGTGGCGGGCCACCCGCAACACGGAACTGGACCGCGAGCAGCTCGACTACCTCAGCTACGGCCGCGTCATGGACACCACCCGGATGCGCACCGAGCTCGGGTACACACCGAAGTGGACCACCGCCGAGGCTTTCGACGACTACGTCCGGGGCCGCGGTCTGACCCCGATCGTGGATCCCCGCTGGATACGGGCTGTGGAGAATCGCGCGGTAGCAGCGGCGCAGCGCTGGGGCCGGTAAACTCACACATCAGTTGTGAAGCCGGGGGGATACGGGGGAGAGG contains:
- a CDS encoding 30S ribosomal protein bS22; amino-acid sequence: MGSVIKKRRKRMSKKKHRKLLRRTRVQRRKLGK